The following coding sequences lie in one Maniola jurtina chromosome 11, ilManJurt1.1, whole genome shotgun sequence genomic window:
- the LOC123869435 gene encoding protein bark beetle isoform X2, with product MCSKEMGVQKRHSQFSDTKYKWRTVFIVFLCFVWCNGQEIRLGETDPYLLNKSLGLTELPGGVLAGGRTVWKADGSPYLLRDDLLVERDAELVIEPGVEVKFAPMIGITVRGQLVAIGEAGKNITFTSTEESQKQPRPFPDIRLVDGPSILAGRVQILHRGQWRSVCTNSRNWTINDMETACRQLGFMGGTFYNWMDRQPGRRARLLLEEPKCKGTEYDLFQCDWNSRQLGSGVCDFHPDLGIQCLPHHDDNELGHSGIHWRGIRFENAVFERILTAANTLFVPTSMSRLVHVVIRNAGMGRDNNATSALDVIGVPPMMEDIEISNSAFNAINVTAPNAPIIINNCTIQNNRGYGVYVNSTYGMTKIENCLIHDNGGDGVKYVVHEMNLDEKFDRSEIFDLCTLASTPSQTFPIHMSIEQSRYSNMERDCNQKFYTRPDHVLTLNFLKIMTNKNDTGEIFVYDGLTTNDKLLLSFSIRNNTRPQSVTSTRSRMHVRFHADTRTDIVGFLRLTSGISKTYDLNVTDTIISDNNGRGVVIENLRSQIHIHRTSISNNNHVAGLQVVSGAGDVNVTESRISFNQGDGVNITVTGGNRNISRSTISSNQGYGIAVWINNTQETEYVPLNQTTIVEYSEIFKNLEVGILHGNFCGESWVNVTGNWFNASIESTVDISTCWRLNDPIKLLNLQIGHNRFYQNQRVPIRIQPALNVFGRIEHNYFEQGDYGAIAILNRVKGIYLEEFEILPARFLIQHNYFYGNKGPFVVNLGLSPYSDLQYILFSRNFLRDNKVKEPFEPIEGLSSRLIPRSRVAATIVLASSNIDVYRNIISNPEAQYEIGSHVEDQSKILNCTYNWLGYAEEEKVYKRLFHRKDRYNLAKITFMPYLLHNSNPGATQINYNSLYVPQFNVPGSSVVGGEVEGIEIIRQGEYDVDKDINIRPGGRLILQSGVTLKFPPAIGMMVAGKIEARGKRPNDIAFTLKEEVVMTNDSIYEIDPEIEPTTPGYQEPIVPIRLLGGRTPHEGRLQVRIDGKWGTVCNYGWNIVNAALVCNQVGLALNPDDWFLEPIEIPSAGMTEDIILSNVDCTEFDNDITKCRAETIESFENSCTHDNDVGVRCYETSWAGVRFSVIAERADLQYVSIEKAGLLDYSSNSFKPALQIDFARHSLESVKVANNYHDGLGILYSDLYGSDAINTVRNSEFSNNRGSGMSFKQLGLKVYSSIIENNDLAGIFHNPHITGPQQRELAGWFSLDPGFNLDESNYRPIMIPGYETDISLVNGETRHLVFTKHNGENIVKTYNIKCNPGFVLGLQLLNPIHNFSTESICIYDSQNINEASTVWCLDRDLSTFPTASITFGVVLKYESGVRALGNVVLVVTAIEAPIQNIRNRIISGPIPTLQVVNTKIKGNTKGIKASYYNRFLNEIGDHFLRKANETMKIINCEIAHNTEEAIYINTPFWDIHESNITEITLMINNSLITDNGKGIHHFARDLRSSNNLYHYIMQDNTFERNKYGGFDISLPYVWQYNENFTHSVYSYNNTWRSNNKFGFVIDGHFASVNITKNVFTDNNCKTGLISIRGMEKKMKIDGNLIENNNGQNMVEFSMDSQSEIMGFVYAVFVYNQVKNNRHVTLVNRGALTRSAEPTYVIGFKGIQKVKVSRNLFGNNALQYTLVAGIKTAKINNLLDVVENWWGSADEKEIKNQIFDFDDWNNHAIATYMPYLLENSFDSSVSATFSPENPINLDELGGRLTSDLTLDARITPYIIKSDITVMPDVTLSINPGVVMEFAPNVGILVMGTLHAIGHSQLPIFMKSKSPLSNAEASRIEKRDTSLYSSSHHKHRRQLETLIVQDSIRLCTGRNCSIGGSDIARKNEGFLEYYNRTTLQWVPMCDNRFTERNAQVVCRELGFDPINVFFAHDRRVEYHSNSLSRIWSWPEPLQCVGTEDRYEDCPIRLNGQLFGHRHECKWDSDFVFIHCGSRNLDENLDYWGGIRFTNPEFEYCLYEHRIHDHHTHETLKKVESQLKHVQIVGAGILHNEKSPAIQSVIKNPSIENVNISNCAHHGINLISPTDTISISFNSISDILGEGVSAISLNGEGRESEESSFTPLRDLNLPYHLFSLIDICDSSKVITVEERVLIYYKYDNNPVNCVKIFKSMFRVKPFGFRLLQFNLFNHTLNYGKRDSITLYDGDIYNITAPQIGYLENGSPDEKKLFRTESASLSVKLFANGASAVHGFIAEIVTLPISAIGISRDVQHNISNTEFFNNRDGAITYQSVGEVNPLVAISRNDITHNCLKLYGNFTTCQAAVIVDVQNTQTLVFRNNLVRNNVGGILVRADSRSSATSLRGWIHNNLFLSNHDLPCLKVEGRQSSPYQEVTIYRNYFTRNRANYTDVIVLRQVVSNFTHNYVHRNTGLRILEVSGFHKVRLPIYQTTSHNGFYRNYALDRDGRATVVAGTAGQHYVDNIFFNPDNDYEMITVNRSIALDLWRTRIDAKHNYWSYNESLAVAGRIRDESDNPLLLEVDYRPFYMNNLTILGGGKCPPGWDPVAGTCYMYVGAPMTYEEARLFCLSDNSSMPYVSGNYDVLYEFIQRQNQWFQYGDRVWVNHIDYVTQCTSFAFSNIEITDCNQKNTFICEIDPKITIDPMSWRGDTLAVAFVGILLGAVVLVGAALICWYSKSKHRHLQRLERRNSIRQSLHSVRSIGSINGGFPDTPYRRKMTQMSTRSTDTLTKGSDYKKMLASTASMESMEKSQFNSSIEDNHSFDIYEAHNPNNIIQLKHSTFNKKPASPEYSVPQNTKYDLAYKNEGYRENSGTSAAPSMNTVATEELPIIHHPGGLTSPQDDDTLSPTSDSQYFTSDTLPLRGIDKSDDPMFFKQELEREGKMFGPYGAPNHGGQPRLSFLMELRQRMPEQPQPGALPTTTFGQRKLEDEPQYYDDRLPSPLQTPDYPYDSSPHSSPDLSYPSDFHARSRSEALLETNFDFEDSQMNPQISEDSRSHSQPLETAM from the exons GGAGAAGCTGGGAAAAACATAACATTCACGAGCACGGAAGAATCACAAAAGCAACCAAGGCCATTTCCCGACATCCGTTTAGTGGATGGACCGTCGATATTGGCGGGAAGAGTTCAGATTTTGCACAGGGGACAATGGAGATCCGTGTGCACAAATTCAAGGAA TTGGACCATCAACGACATGGAAACAGCGTGCAGGCAATTAGGGTTCATGGGCGGAACGTTTTACAACTGGATGGATCGGCAGCCAGGCCGGAGAGCACGGCTCTTACTTGAGGAACCCAAGTGTAAAGGCACAGAGTACGATCTCTTTCAATGCGACTGGAATTCAAGACAGCTAGGATCTGGTGTTTGCGACTTTCATCCCGACCTCGGCATCCAATGCTTGCCACATCATGACGATAATGAGCTGGGCCATTCTGGAATCCACTGGAGAGGCATACGATTCGAAAATGCAGTTTTCGAAAGAATACTCACGGCCGCAAATACACTGTTCGTCCCAACTTCTATGTCCAGATTAGTCCACGTCGTAATAAGAAATGCGGGAATGGGGAGGGATAATAACGCAACAAGCGCTCTAGACGTAATAGGTGTACCACCGATGATGGAGGATATAGAAATATCAAACTCCGCATTCAATGCTATAAACGTTACCGCACCAAACGCTCCCATAATAATTAACAACTGCACAATACAAAACAATAGAGGTTACGGCGTATATGTAAATTCAACTTATGGCATGACCAAGATTGAAAATTGCTTGATTCACGACAACGGTGGTGACGGGGTCAAATACGTGGTACACGAAATGAATTTAGACGAGAAATTTGATCGTAgtgaaatatttgatttatgCACGCTCGCATCTACACCTAGCCAAACGTTTCCCATTCATATGTCTATCGAACAGTCAAGGTATTCAAATATGGAAAGAGACTGCAACCAAAAGTTTTACACGCGACCAGATCATGTCCTTACTctcaattttttgaaaataatgacAAATAAAAACGATACCGGTGAAATTTTTGTTTACGATGGCTTGACAACAAACGATAAACTTTTGCTATCGTTCAGCATTAGAAATAACACACGACCACAAAGTGTTACATCAACGAGAAGTCGAATGCATGTGAGATTTCATGCCGATACTAGAACCGATATCGTTGGCTTTCTAAGACTAACTTCTGGTATTAGTAAAACGTACGATTTAAATGTAACGGACACAATAATTTCAGACAATAATGGTAGAGGCGTAGTGATAGAAAACCTTCGATCCCAAATTCATATTCACCGTACATCTATATCAAATAATAATCATGTGGCTGGCTTACAAGTAGTTAGCGGCGCTGGAGACGTTAACGTTACTGAAAGTAGAATATCGTTCAATCAAGGTGATGGTGTTAATATAACTGTGACAGGCGGAAATCGAAATATATCTCGAAGTACAATAAGTTCAAATCAAGGATATGGTATCGCTGTTTGGATAAACAATACTCAAGAAACGGAATACGTGCCATTAAATCAAACAACAATTGTTGAGTACTCTGAAATATTTAAGAACTTAGAAGTAGGCATTTTACATGGAAACTTTTGTGGAGAGAGTTGGGTTAATGTTACAGGAAATTGGTTTAATGCCAGTATAGAAAGCACAGTAGACATATCTACGTGCTGGAGGTTGAATGATCCTATAAAACTGCTCAATTTACAGATAGGACATAATAGATTCTATCAAAATCAACGAGTGCCAATAAGAATTCAACCCGCTCTTAATGTTTTTGGAAGAATCGAGCACAATTATTTTGAACAAGGTGATTACGGTGCTATCGCCATATTAAATAGAGTAAAAGGAATATATCTAGAAGAATTTGAAATATTGCCTGCTAGGTTTCTTATACAGCATAATTACTTTTATGGCAATAAAGGACCGTTTGTGGTAAATCTTGGTCTGTCGCCGTACAGCGACCTccaatacattttattttctagaAATTTTTTACGAGACAATAAAGTAAAAGAACCTTTTGAACCAATAGAAGGCTTATCATCTAGACTTATTCCGAGAAGCCGAGTCGCAGCCACTATAGTATTAGCTTCAAGTAATATCGATGTTTACagaaatataataagtaacCCAGAAGCCCAATACGAAATAGGATCACATGTAGAGGATCAAAGTAAAATTCTCAATTGCACTTACAACTGGCTCGGATACGCTGAAGaagaaaaagtttataaaaGATTATTCCATAGAAAAGATAGATATAATTTAgctaaaataacttttatgcCTTACTTACTTCATAATAGCAACCCTGGTGCAACACAGATAAATTATAATTCACTCTATGTGCCTCAGTTTAACGTGCCTGGATCATCAGTAGTCGGTGGTGAAGTGGAAGGAATAGAAATAATTAGACAAGGAGAATACGATGTAGATAAAGATATAAATATTCGCCCCGGTGGTAGGTTAATTCTACAGTCAGGAGTCACGTTGAAGTTTCCGCCTGCTATTGGTATGATGGTTGCTGGTAAAATAGAAGCAAGAGGAAAACGACCCAACGATATTGCGTTCACCTTGAAAGAAGAAGTTGTTATGACAAATGATAGTATATATGAAATTGATCCAGAAATAGAACCTACCACACCAGGATATCAGGAACCGATTGTGCCAATAAGACTTTTGGGTGGTAGAACACCTCACGAAGGAAGGTTGCAAGTTCGAATTGATGGTAAATGGGGCACAGTATGTAATTACGGATGGAATATAGTAAATGCAGCGTTAGTGTGCAATCAAGTTGGCTTAGCTTTAAATCCAGATGATTGGTTTTTAGAACCTATTGAAATACCAAGTGCTGGTATGACTgaggatataatattatctaatgtGGATTGTACAGAATTTGATAACGATATAACAAAATGCAGAGCAGAAACAATTgagagttttgaaaattcttgtACACATGATAATGATGTCGGCGTAAGGTGCTACGAAACCAGTTGGGCAGGTGTCCGATTCAGTGTTATTGCCGAAAGGGCAGACTTACAATATGTAAGTATTGAAAAAGCAGGTCTTCTTGATTATTCGTCCAACTCATTTAAGCCTGCCCTGCAAATAGATTTTGCGCGACACAGTTTGGaaagtgttaaagtggcaaaCAACTACCATGATGGATTAGGAATTCTGTACTCTGATTTATATGGGAGTGATGCTATTAATACAGTGCGAAATTCTGAATTCAGTAACAACAGAGGCAGCGGTATGAGTTTTAAACAGTTAGGTTTGAAAGTTTATAGCTCTATTATAGAGAATAATGATTTAGCTGGCATATTCCACAACCCACATATAACAGGCCCTCAGCAAAGAGAACTAGCAGGTTGGTTCAGTTTGGATCCTGGGTTTAACTTAGATGAATCTAATTATCGCCCAATAATGATACCCGGATATGAAACGGATATATCTTTAGTGAATGGAGAAACAAGACATTTAGTTTTTACCAAGCACAATGGTGAGAATATTGTGAAAAcgtataatattaaatgtaaCCCTGGTTTTGTACTTGGACTCCAACTTTTAAATCCAATACACAATTTCTCTACTGAAAGTATATGTATTTACGATTCTCAGAACATTAACGAAGCCAGTACTGTATGGTGCTTGGATCGTGATTTATCCACATTTCCGACAGCAAGTATTACTTTTGGAGTTGTATTAAAATACGAAAGTGGTGTTAGAGCTTTAGGTAATGTAGTCCTAGTAGTAACTGCGATAGAAGCGCCGATACAAAACATCAGAAACAGAATTATAAGTGGCCCCATTCCAACTCTTCAAGTTgtgaatacaaaaataaaaggtaaTACAAAAGGTATTAAAGCTTCATATTATAACCGCTTCTTAAATGAAATTGGCGATCATTTCCTACGTAAAGCTAATGAGACCATGAAGATAATTAATTGTGAAATAGCACATAATACAGAGGAAGCAATTTATATCAATACACCTTTCTGGGATATTCATGAAAGCAATATAACAGAGATAactttaatgataaataatagtCTAATAACAGACAATGGAAAAGGTATACATCACTTCGCTCGAGATTTAAGAAGCTCTAATAACCTTTATCATTATATAATGCAGGATAATACTTTTGAAAGGAACAAATACGGAGGTTTCGATATTAGTTTGCCATATGTCTGGCAATATAATGAGAACTTCACCCATTCAGTGTATTCATATAACAACACTTGGCGTAGTAATAACAAGTTTGGATTTGTTATAGATGGTCATTTTGCATCAGTTAATATAACAAAAAACGTGTTTACTGATAACAATTGTAAGACAGGTCTTATTTCTATACGAGGAATGGAGAAGAAAATGAAGATAGATGGAAATTTGATAGAAAACAATAATGGTCAGAACATGGTTGAGTTTTCTATGGATAGTCAAAGTGAAATAATGGGATTTGTCTATGCGGTTTTTGTGTATAATCAAGTGAAAAACAATAGACATGTTACACTAGTAAACCGTGGTGCTTTGACGAGAAGTGCTGAACCAACATATGTTATAGGATTTAAAGGTATTCAAAAAGTAAAAGTGAGCAGAAATCTTTTCGGAAATAATGCTTTACAATATACCTTAGTAGCTGGAATTAAAACAGCTAAAATCAATAACCTGCTTGATGTTGTTGAAAATTGGTGGGGTAGTGCTGAtgagaaagaaataaagaatcAAATATTTGACTTTGATGATTGGAACAATCACGCAATTGCTACATATATGCCGTATTTACTTGAGAACAGCTTTGATTCGAGTGTATCTGCCACATTTAGCCCTGAAAACCCTATTAACTTAGATGAACTTGGTGGACGGCTAACGTCAGATCTTACGCTAGATGCGCGTATTACGCCTTATATTATTAAATCTGATATCACTGTAATGCCGGACGTCACACTCAGCATTAATCCTGGAGTTGTGATGGAGTTTGCTCCAAATGTTGGTATACTTGTTATGGGCACTCTTCATGCAATTGGTCATAGTCAGttaccaattttcatgaaatCAAAATCACCACTGTCTAATGCAGAGGCCAGTAGAATCGAGAAAAGGGACACTAGTCTGTATTCATCTAGTCACCATAAACATAGAAGGCAGTTAGAAACACTTATCGTTCAGGACTCAATCAGGTTATGTACAGGTAGAAATTGTTCCATTGGTGGCAGTGATATAGCGAGAAAAAATGAAGGATTCTTAGAATATTATAACAGGACAACGTTGCAGTGGGTACCTATGTGCGATAACCGATTTACAGAGAGAAATGCGCAGGTAGTATGCCGAGAGTTAGGCTTTGATCCAATAAACGTATTTTTTGCGCACGACAGACGAGTAGAATATCACAGTAATTCACTCTCTCGTATATGGTCATGGCCGGAACCATTACAATGTGTTGGCACAGAAGATCGTTACGAAGATTGCCCGATTCGGCTGAATGGTCAACTTTTCGGACATCGACATGAATGCAAATGGGATTCTGATTTTGTATTCATCCATTGTGGTTCAAGAAATTTAGACGAAAATCTTGACTATTGGGGTGGAATAAGATTTACTAATCCAGAATTTGAATATTGTCTCTACGAACACAGAATTCATGACCACCATACACATGAGACCttaaaaaaagttgaaagtCAATTAAAGCATGTGCAAATTGTTGGAGCCGGTATACTGCACAATGAAAAATCACCTGCTATTCAAAGTGTCATAAAAAACCCAAGTATTGAAAACGTTAACATAAGTAATTGTGCGCACCATGGTATTAATTTGATATCACCTACGGATACAATAAGCATATCGTTTAATTCTATAAGTGATATATTGGGGGAAGGAGTCAGCGCTATTTCTTTGAATGGCGAAGGTAGAGAGTCAGAAGAGTCAAGCTTTACACCTTTAAGAGACCTTAATCTACCTTACCATTTGTTTTCTCTGATCGATATATGCGACAGTTCGAAAGTTATAACTGTAGAAGAGAGAGTACTAATATATTACAAGTATGATAACAACCCAGTAAATTgtgtaaaaattttcaaaagcatGTTCAGAGTAAAACCTTTTGGGTTCAGACTGCTAcagtttaatttattcaatcacACTCTTAACTATGGAAAACGAGATTCAATAACTTTATATGACGGAGACATCTACAATATAACAGCACCCCAAATTGGATATTTAGAAAATGGATCGCCGGACGAAAAGAAGTTATTCAGAACTGAAAGCGCAAGTCTAAGCGTCAAACTGTTTGCCAATGGTGCTTCAGCAGTGCACGGATTTATTGCTGAAATAGTTACACTACCAATATCTGCTATTGGTATTA GTCGTGACGTTCAACACAACATATCAAACACTGAATTTTTTAACAATCGCGACGGAGCTATCACATATCAATCAGTGGGAGAAGTTAATCCTTTAGTGGCCATCTCTAGAAATGATATTACTCACAACTGTCTCAAACTTTACGGTAACTTCACTACATGCCAAGCTGCTGTAATAGTTGACGTCCAGAACACACAGACTCTAGTATTCAGA AACAATCTAGTGCGTAACAATGTTGGTGGTATACTTGTTAGAGCCGATTCACGAAGTTCGGCTACTTCTCTTCGTGGTTGGATTCACAACAATCTGTTTTTGTCTAATCATGATCTTCCCTGTCTCAAAGTTGAAG GACGTCAGTCATCACCATATCAAGAAGTGACAATATACCGCAATTATTTCACCCGCAACCGAGCAAATTATACAGATGTCATAGTTCTACGCCAAGTGGTATCCAATTTCACGCACAACTACGTACACCGAAATACTGGGCTCAGAATTTTGGAAGTGTCTGGTTTCCATAAAGTGCGCTTGCCGATCTACCAGACAACGTCGCATAACGGATTTTATAG AAACTACGCTTTAGATCGCGATGGCCGCGCAACAGTGGTTGCCGGTACAGCTGGCCAGCACTACGTTGATAACATCTTCTTCAACCCTGACAACGATTATGAAATGATTACCGTCAACAGATCCAT CGCTCTCGACTTGTGGCGTACGCGCATAGATGCTAAACACAACTACTGGAGTTACAACGAGAGCCTTGCTGTAGCAGGCCGCATTAGAGACGAGTCGGACAACCCGTTGCTACTTGAAGTAGATTACAG GCCATTCTACATGAACAATCTGACGATATTGGGAGGAGGGAAATGTCCACCCGGATGGGATCCTGTAGCTGGTACCTGTTATATGTACGTGGGTGCTCCTATGACATATGAGGAGGCAAGACTTTTCTGCTTG TCTGACAATTCATCAATGCCATACGTATCTGGCAATTACGACGTGCTTTATGAATTCATACAACGCCAGAACCAATGGTTCCAATATGGAGACAGGGTTTGGGTCAACCATATCGACTATGTCACTCAGTGCACGTCTTTCGCCTTCTCAAACATAGAGATAACGGATTGTAATCAGAAGAATACTTTCATTTGCGAAATCG ATCCCAAAATAACCATTGATCCGATGTCGTGGCGTGGAGATACTTTGGCCGTTGCGTTCGTTGGAATACTCTTAGGAGCCGTTGTTTTAGTTGGAGCTGCACTTATCTGCTGGTATTCCAAATCTAAGcacag ACATCTTCAAAGATTAGAACGGCGTAACTCTATCAGACAATCTCTACACTCTGTTCGTTCAATCGGCAGTATCAATGGAGGGTTCCCTGATACACCTTATAGGAGAAAAATGACACAAATG AGTACCCGCTCAACAGATACCCTAACTAAAGGATCTGACTACAAAAAAATGCTCGCATCCACAGCGTCTATGGAGTCAATGGAAAAAAGTCAATTCAATTCCTCCATAGAAGACAACCATAGCTTCGATATTTACGAAGCACATAACCCTAATAATATTATCCAGCTTAAGCACAGCACATTTAATAAGAAACCCGCTTCACCAGAATATAGTGTCCCACAGAACACAAAGTATGACCTGGCATATAAAAACGAAGGATACAGAGAAAATTCTGGCACAAGTGCTGCACCGTCAATGAATACCGTTGCAACAGAAGAATTGCCAATCATACACCATCCTGGTGGTCTCACATCACCCCAAGATGATGATACGTTATCACCGACAAGCGACTCCCAGTATTTTACATCGGATACTCTACCTTTAAGAGGTATCGACAAATCTGATGATCCGATGTTCTTCAAACAAGAATTAGAGAGGGAGGGGAAGATGTTCGGGCCATATGGAGCGCCGAACCACGGTGGACAGCCAAGGTTGTCGTTTTTGATGGAGTTGAGGCAGAGGATGCCGGAACAACCTCAACCTGGGGCTTTGCCAACAACTACTTTCGGACAGAGGAAACTTGAAG ATGAACCTCAATACTACGACGATCGATTACCAAGTCCGTTGCAAACTCCCGACTATCCTTACGACTCTTCCCCGCACTCTTCCCCAGACCTCTCCTACCCTTCTGATTTCCACGCTCGCTCCCGATCCGAAGCATTATTAGAAACGAATTTCGACTTCGAAGACTCGCAAATGAACCCACAGATCTCCGAAGACAGCCGATCTCATAGTCAACCCTTGGAAACTGCTATGTAA